The following are encoded together in the Brassica napus cultivar Da-Ae chromosome A9, Da-Ae, whole genome shotgun sequence genome:
- the LOC125578046 gene encoding uncharacterized protein LOC125578046, whose translation MIEPGIDDGDKNKMARALLFQSIPEALILQVGDLDTSKLVWEAIKARHVGADRVREARLQTLMDEFSRLKMKDTETIDDFSGKLAEMSSKSSALGEDIEEPKLVKKFLNSLPRKKYIHIIAALEHVLNLNTTSFEDIVGRLKAYEERIVDDDQPDDQGKLMYANADSQSQTETYGRGRGRSGRYGNRGRGRGRYNNQQDWKQGRDTSRVVCFRCDKTGHYAYLCPDRLLKLQETQENEAESTHEAEELMMNEVVYLNEENVTPSKFETHTDKDNVWYLGNGASNHMSGNREYFASIDEKITGKDGKKKILADVYFMLDLKSNIISLRQAIESGYDVRMRKDYLTLLDRDGNLLVKAIRSMNRLYKVTMEVDNTRCLQVSRDDDSAVWHARLGHVNRETM comes from the exons ATGATAGAACCAGGGATAGATGATGGAGACAAGAACAAAATGGCTCGAGCATTGTTGTTTCAGTCCATACCAGAAGCCCTAATTCTGCAAGTAGGTGATCTTGACACATCAAAACTTGTGTGGGAAGCAATAAAAGCAAGGCATGTGGGAGCTGACAGAGTTCGTGAGGCTAGGTTACAAACACTCATGGACGAATTTAGTCGATTGAAGATGAAAGACACAGAAACCATTGATGATTTCTCCGGTAAACTCGCAGAGATGTCTTCAAAGTCTTCAGCCTTAGGAGAGGACATAGAGGAGCCTAAACTAGTCAAGAAGTTCCTTAATAGTCTTCCGAGGAAGAAGTATATACATATCATAGCTGCTCTTGAACATGTTTTAAACCTAAACACCACCAGCTTTGAGGATATTGTGGGTAGACTAAAAGCCTATGAGGAAAGGATCGTAGATGATGATCAACCTGATGATCAAGGAAAGCTCATGTACGCCAATGCAGATTCCCAATCACAAACAGAAACCtatggaagaggaagaggacgcaGTGGACGTTATGGTAACAGAGGAAGAGGGCGTGGACGTTATAACAATCAGCAAGACTGGAAGCAAGGAAGAGATACGTCTCGTGTGGTTTGTTTCAGGTGCGATAAAACTGGCCACTATGCCTATCTCTGTCCAGACCGGTTACTTAAACTCCAAGAAACACAAGAGAATGAAGCTGAGAGCACACACGAAGCTGAGGAGCTGATGATGAATGAAGTCGTGTACTTAAATGAGGAGAATGTGACTCCAAGCAAGTTCGAAACACACACTGATAAAGACAATGTCTGGTACTTAGGCAATGGCGCAAGCAATCACATGTCAGGTAATCGAGAGTATTTTGCGTCTATTGATGAGAAAATCACAGGGAAA GATGGAAAGAAGAAAATCTTGGCCGATGTCTACTTCATGCTGGACTTGAAAAGCAATATTATCAGTCTTAGACAAGCTATAGAGTCTGGCTATGATGTACGAATGAGAAAAGACTATCTCACGCTACTTGATCGTGACGGGAACCTACTGGTGAAAGCCATCAGGTCCATGAATCGGCTGTATAAAGTGACTATGGAGGTTGACAATACTAGGTGTCTTCAGGTCTCGAGAGACGATGATTCAGCTGTTTGGCATGCGAGACTTGGGCATGTAAACCGAGAAACCATGTGA